From the genome of Ictalurus punctatus breed USDA103 chromosome 5, Coco_2.0, whole genome shotgun sequence:
GCCTATTGCCAACATTGGAATAtggtaaatttaataaaatgtgcATATCAATTGAATTCCTGACAAGGCTGTAATACTATAGTGTAACAAACAGTATTACTAACATATAGTATTGCCAGTTTTTATTAAGCATTCATTAATTAATCTTCAGCAACCAGTTTATCATGGTCAGGTTTGTGATAGTCATGTGCCATTTGAATTTTACACTGTGCCATTGCAGATGATATTTCATCAAACATTATCCCTAGTTATCaaatatagttttaaaaacCTTGGTATTATGATTAAAAATTCTGCATAATGCCACACTGTAAacatttaaagtatttatttatttttacagtttgaCACAgacttcaccaaatttggcattCTTATGTTTGAGGGCAATGTTTGGTCGCCCAGCAAAGCTGACTCAGTTTTGCCACATGGTGGCGTTATAATTATGAAACGCATGAAATTGCCTGTAACTGTGGAGCAGTTGATCCAATTGACTTCAAAATTTGGATACAGTGTCTTTGTTTATCTCAGTTGCCATAACTTTCTGTGAGCACATTCACCTATGTTGCAAAACATGGCCGCATTGGCCAATCAAATTTCAGTAGCTATTAGACAAGGTTTCCAATGGCCGATTGGAACAAAACTTGGTGTACCTTTTTGAATCTTGGTCTAAGAGGTTTGtgcaaagtttttaaaaaatcggcCATTTTCATGATTTATGTCGTGTTAAAGGTGGTATATAACGCAGTGTTGTCAAAATACACAAGTAATATATATCATATGATAGATCTTTTCATTTGAAACAACTTTGCCTCAATATATCAAATGTCTTCTCTTCCTAAACATATTTGCCTCAACAACCATTGGTGTCTGTCAAACCATTtggtaaatatttcagataatgtTAAAAACCTCCTTTTGAAAGTAGGTTTTAAAAATGGAGGAGTTTGGCCACTTATAATACCTTATAATACTAAAAAAATACTTGAAAATGGCTgtataaatggtgtgtaaatgatTGAATATCATTCAATATTCCAGATATACACATATTCTTTGTATCATTAGATCTTCTGATTCTGAACAACTTTGCCTCTAGGAccactgctgtcaatcaaatcgttcgttaaatatttgagattatttCAGAAACCTAGTTTTGCGAAGTAGTTCTAGGTTTTTTTGCTCAACTGTAATAATGCAGGATAATTCATTGGACTACTTatatcaataattatcaaaaagaAGTTTTGATTTACTCTTGTAAGGGCACATCAAAAAgtttgaagtgggtgtggccacttttacttaaatggctataactcttgaacagaatgagatattttcaccaaacttgGAATAATTACATATGGACTCAATTTGAGGATAGATGTAAAAACATTACTGAGTGTGACCAGTTGGTGGTGCTATAGCagaacaaaacataaataaatgtggaaCCATTGGTTCCAATAGACTTGATAAATAAATCCTGCAAGAATTGTCCTTGTCCAAGTTCCAATCAGCATATACGAGGACAATTGTGAATCTTGAAAAAATGGCCACCATTGGTTGAGCAATGTTCAGCAGGTATTAGACAAGTTTACTGAAGGCTGACATTTcttaaaattatattgtttatttatttatttttatttaggtGCTTATAGGAttgcacaatattaagtaatatcTTTTATTGTCTTTAAGGCCCCTAAATGGCTTGAATCCcgataattgctgcttgcatatttgaatatttgcttgtttttggCTCATGCATtctattattaaattatatatttatatataaagcataaactataatatataaactatatttaGGTAATTTCACAAATATTAAAGGCATTTATTATGTTCTTGGATTGTATCTTACAAATATGGTAATCTTATAGAAATTAACATAAAAAAGCATTTACTCAATGGCAGtatatcttttaatgttgccatattttttaatgtaagtatttttgcattttaaagtAAGTATTTATTGAATCATAGTTGGAATTTTACACATTAGACAAATTGGGACATTTGAAATGTCCATGAATAGATCAAAACTGTCACGGCTATGGAGAGTTGGAGACGGATGCACatgcagatttaaaaaaaaggtttaatgaAGATGaggacaaaatataaaaatacaacacataCGAGGCAAGAAAGCATAACCTGACAACAGAGGTAAAACAAAGCAAGGCCAAGTGTGCTGCAAACAGTGATTATGTACACAAAGGTGCTCGTTAGCAGGAATAGGAACAGGTGCAAGTGGTCATGTGATTGTGATGtagaggtgcagtggctgcagAGCTCCCTCCAGCAATACATGACAAAAACAAGCGTGACATAATTTCACTTTCATTTCAAATATAAGATacctaaaataattttatatatttaattttatttgacatattttattgtactattatgtattattatataagtCCCTAtttttaggagtgcacctttaTCCATTTTAAATCAACCCTATATGTACAGataattttcaataaaaaaagtagAAAGAGGCATAGTATAAACCATCAAACCAGCAAACAgagcagacagatagatatatgaTATTgcagcctatcctgggaacactgggaacaATGCAGAGAACAATTCATCCTGATAGAAGGAAACTGGTGaaccaaaaataaatttaaacaaacaaaggaaGAACATTTGAAATTTCACACAGACCCAAACAAGGTGTGTTTCTTAGCACTAAGAGGTTTAAGCCTGgataaatactttttaaaaaatcagcttTTCTTATGAATTTTATTCAAGCTGTTCAAGATCCACAAGATAAATATAGAAGAAACACACATAACATATACATGCACAGAGAAGAGTTAGGGAAATGCTAACTAGACTTTCAGTTGGCTAGTAATCTAGCTGCCAGCTCAAATATTTTGCAAGCTTATTAATAAGAAGACCAGTACTGTCCACAGGATATTAGTGCTCTGGCTTAACCAGTAGGCCACTAGCTACCtagaaaaagtatgataacaaaaatgatagaaaatagTCAACATCAAGCAAAGTCCTTTTAGTAAAGTCTGTCAATCTTTGCCATGCTGTTATTTACAGTGATTCAAGACCTCATTAATGGGGAGAACCCAAAGACTGTACATGAGTGGACAACCATTCACACCACTCACTCCCATTGTGAGTTTTTGAAGCCATTTACGGGTTGAAATAGTAGTCACCATCTTGAAAAATGTGTAGCCAGAGTCTGCGCAGTAGACTCTGTTGCAGCCAGAGCACGAGCAGTAAATACGTCCAAGTGGACTTTGAGTCTGCCTCTCACCCACCCACAAATTACATTATGTGGGTGTGCATGCTGTTACCTGAATTGCAACATAAGCTGGTTACTAACTATTTATAGTAAACCACATTATCAGGGTCAGCTGAACTTGTGAAAACAACAGAACACTATTCCAGAAAATAATTTGATTGTGTTGTGTAACTTAAAATGAAAGATTTTAAGGGCCTCAGATATATTTTGGCTTCACTTTTGAATCTCTGTTGACGACCATCCATATATACAGTCACTGGGAAAAAACCATATACCAGAAACGGACTGGCAAGATGCCATTTCAAAGATGAATTTGACAtgggtgtaaaaaaaataaataaatccgatATGGGCCATTCCATTTGAAgacaaaaaattatatttttatatttgtatatttgaagacaaaaacagatacaaatattttgAGCACTACACAGATTCAAATAATGCCAATGTGTTACACCCATATACACTCACCACTCACTTTAATAGGAGttcacctgctcatttatgcagccaatcatgtggcagcagaaatatgcataaattcataaaaccatgcagatacaggtcaagagtttcagttaatgttcacatcaaacatcagaatggggaacaaatgtaatctctgtgactttaaccgtggcatggatgttggtggacTGGTTTCAGTATTCCAGAAACTGCTGCTGAATAtgcaggtgtacatgtgttcctacaatgagtgtatatatacaatatatttgatatatttacatattcattttcttttacatgatTCAATGTGTCTGTGTATAGAACAATACATTCAACAGTCGGGGAgcatagtggttagcacatttgcctcacacctctggtgttgggggtttgaattccTGCCTCCACTCTATgcatgtggagtttgcatgttatccctgtgtccgggtactctggttttctcccccagtccaaaggcatgttttgtaggctgattggcatttccaaattgtccatagtgtgtgaacgggtgtgtgagtgtatatgtgtgattgtgccctgcaatgtgttggcaccccatccatggTGTCCCTTGCTTTGgtccccaagttccctggggtaggctccaggctccccacaatcctgtgtaggataagtggtaaagaaaatggatggatggatggtcattCAACAGTCTGCATAATATGGTAGGGtatttgtcataaaataaacatttaaacttgaTCAGGCCTCTGCCTCTGAAAAAGTAACTTCCTCTTTATGTTGAATCAGGAGATGCTATGGGGGTTTCATAAGACATGCTTCTCCTAAGCACTTTTTCATGAAGCAATATGTTAACATAATAGTGTACTACTTCCTACTTTCAGCAGCAAGCAGGAACTGGAAAATTCTTTAAGGTGCACTTTGGCTTTCCAGTAAGTTATGATGCTGATCGCCAGAGAGTTGCGGgctacaataataattaatgttgCATTAGCTAATACTTGAAACATATGGTTAATATGGTGCACAACAGCAAACTGTGCTGCATTCAGGTAATTTTTCCTAACTGATTCATtccacgttaaaaaaaaaaaatcaaaaaacaagTTTCCAATACACATATAGGGCTACAAAGCGCTATGTGACTCTGACAAAATAAGAAGTTTACAGCAGAATAAGAAAAGCCATGTTTAATGGTTATATTCTAATGCCCGGGTTTTGTTACATTATATGCTGCTAAGAGTCAGAATGGATTATAGATCATGGAACAAACACTGTAATTGAGTTTCAGTTATTATACATTTATGATTGTTTTAATTGATTGAAAATGGAAACCTAAGGCACATAttattttttctgtgtgtgtttttggttatgttatttattcatttattccatccatccattttctgtaccgcttatagTTAATAGGTCGCAGtcaaacctggagcctatcccaggggcaagatgggggacaccctggaaggggtttatttattcacattttatttatttatttggttgtttGCTTTTTCTGTCGAGCATAATGGATAGAGCAAATAAGTCTTTTGGTGAATCCAGAGGTTCATCTTACATTTAGTTAGCACTGATTTGATCAATAATTTCAATCACTTCAAAACCCTGGTTATCAATACCATTTCTGGGACTATGATGATGACATTGGCCATTATAGAAGCAGTGAGCACAGTGTGCAGTTGGAATTGGGTCCACTCTGTCAAAATTGGAGAAGTCCACACAATATTTCCCTTCTTTACTGCGGGAGATGATAGGGAGGAACTTGTAACCCCACTTAATCTCCTGAGGGATGTAGGATGTCCTGACTTGGCAGGAGGAGCTGGTGGACTCATCAATGCCATCCAGAAACACTACCAGCTCAAACTCCTGTTGAAGCAATGTGTCTgaagcaaatttaaaaaatggactTGTCTTGTCAATTACATGATACAAGGTCAATGGACAAATGAAGAAGAGGTTGTCTTTTCCAGCATCTACACTAAAATCAATATTGACTTGGTCCATAATGATGGTCTCACCTTCTGGAGTTATTGTTGTCCTAAGCAGCTTGCCATATAGCTGGCTTCCAATCATTAAGGTTTTACGCAAGTTGGCCACCCTTATCTGCAAACACAGAGCTGCATTTTTGGGACAAATTACTGCCATTTTACTGAAGGTAATGGTCTTGGCTCTTTTCTTGGGTAAAGCGATTTTGGCCATAACCAATCCACACCAGAAGcagttaataaataaaccaatgaTGGACTGGATAATAATTATGGCGACAGCACCAGGGCAATATGGACTGAGCACTCGCTGACCATAACCAATAGTCGTCTGTGTTTCTAGTGAGTAAAGGAAGGCAGATGTGAGGccaaaaacattatatatacatggTTTGTGGTCTGAAGGTGGATTTTGCCACCAAAGATCACCATTATCATGAGCAATCCAATACCATATAAGTCCAAAAATGAACCAGCTAAGAGTGAAAGAGgccacaaataataaaataatgtaacGCCAGCGGATCTCCACAAAGGTGGTCCAGAGGTCCTGCACATACGCAAAACGATTGCTGTACCCCACGTTGCCATATTCAATGTTGCAGTGTCCGTCTTTGCGTACCAGACGGTTTTTGTAGATGTGCCACTTTGCTAGGTAGTGTCTGAACAACTGTTGCAAGGAGCGTGTCATTTTCCAAGTACAGAATCTAGACAAAAGGATATAGTAAAGTTTTCTCAACTTAAAAGTTGCATTTTTGACTTCATCAAAACATACCAATACCAATGTTTCATCagaataagttttttttttatatatcaaGCAAGGATCTGCatgtaatattattaaatatggaATTAAATATATTGAGCATATTCAGAATAGAGCTATGTCTGCATGAAGACTTAATATCCTAATTGGTATAAGACAAACTGGTATTTAAAGATTCCAATTCGACATCACTGAGACACATTTGcatttaatacataaataagatACACACATAATATTCTACATGTTAAACACTTTAAAACAGGAAATGTGTAATCACTTTGATTACTCATTTCAATTAAACTGTTCAGTGTTTGATATTATATTGGTGCTGAAATAATTACTGATTAAGTCAGAGTTCTGTTCTGTTGGCTAAATATTCCATATTTTAATtaggtcatttaaacattttaaaacttcttCTGCTGTCATCTGTATAGAGTGTGTAAGCACTCTTCTCTATTTTAACGATGCAGGTGTATCGTGGAAAATTTGAAAGCCAATATCAAATTACAAATTTAATTGGGTTGGGCTTGCTATGGCATGTAGCAAACAAACAGCGTGACTAAAGCCTGACATTCACTGTTTAAGGAAAGCACACTTAGTTAGCGatgttttagacatctttagacTGACTGCCTGCCAACTCTGAATTTTTACTCAATGCGATCTTAACAGAAAGCCTAGGCAAGATTGATTATAAAGCAAATAAGAACATTTCCACTTCATTTTGGCAGAAAAACctaattttgtttgattttgtttgcCTTGTTCAGTTACACTGacaatcgatgtgttttccaaGGCCTCCATACATATTTACTGTACagccaggtccataagtatttggacagtgatacTCTTTTcctaattttgcctctgtacaccaccacaatgaatttgaaatgaagtaatcaagatgtgattaaagtgtagactttcagctttaattcaaggggtgtaacaaaaatattgcagtttAGTAATTGCacccatttattttacagtgtccCTCCATTTTCATAGGCTCAAAattaattggacaattgactgataagcagtttcatggccaggtgtggcctgtttcctcattatttcacgacaaattaaggagatgaaaaagaaggaatgcactggcgaGATCAGCTACACAAAAAGGCCTGAAAGACCATGtaagacaactaaagtggatgattccagaattctttccttgttgaaCATAAACCCCTTCACAAAATctagtcaagaacactctgcaAGAGGTAGgtgtatcattgtcaaagtctacaatcaagaggcACCTTCATGAACGTAAATATAgatggtttacctcaagatgtaaaccactggtaacactgaagaaaagaaaggccagattagactaaAACAACCTCTAAAAAAGCCTGACCAGTTCTGGTGCAAGATTAACTATCAGAATGGTGGGAAGAGAAgggtatggagaaggaaaggaagggctcataaTTTCAAGGGAGGAAATTCAGCATTAgatgatgtccatgggttccagatttcaggcagtcattgactgcaaatgATATGCATCCACGTGtaaaaaataatccaaatatttatgattatgttagtttgtccaattactttttagcctgtgaaaatgattcctaaatggttaatgcaatatttttgttaaaccccttgaattaaagctgaaactctacacttcaatcacttcttgattgcttcatttcaaatccattgtggtggtgtacagaggcaaaattaggCAAAAAGTAtttgtcactgtccaaatacttatggacttcaaaaaacaaaaacacacacacacacacacacacacacacacacacacacacacatatatatatatatatatatatatatatatatatatatatgtaagatgatttaaaaaaagttctTCTAAAATATCATAACAATAGAAAATTAAGGCAAATATGTTTATTTGCAATAATTAAATAGATTATTTAGAAGTAGGAAGACAATAAAGcagttaaaaatgtatttgattaaaattaattcattaagcACTGTAGGAATTGATTGTTGAACTCACCTGCTATAGTTCTTCTACAAAAAAGTGCTCTTtcctgtctctcactctttatAATAAAACCAGCAAACACTTAAAACTTATGCATAAGGGAAATGTGTAAATTAATAGTGGCAATATTATATCTCTTGGGCTCCCTCTTTAAGTGTGTCTTAGCTTAGTATGGATCCTACCACTTAAGAAGGATATACCGACTATGTTTAATGTTTacctgtacaaaaaaaaaaaaaaaaaaaatccagtgcttttttttaactgcTGGGTTGGGCATATTTTTACACTATGATACCACAACACACAATGAAATGATAGTGTTACAGGGTTACCTAGAgggcaataaaac
Proteins encoded in this window:
- the LOC108265089 gene encoding ATP-sensitive inward rectifier potassium channel 1 isoform X2; translation: MTRSLQQLFRHYLAKWHIYKNRLVRKDGHCNIEYGNVGYSNRFAYVQDLWTTFVEIRWRYIILLFVASFTLSWFIFGLIWYWIAHDNGDLWWQNPPSDHKPCIYNVFGLTSAFLYSLETQTTIGYGQRVLSPYCPGAVAIIIIQSIIGLFINCFWCGLVMAKIALPKKRAKTITFSKMAVICPKNAALCLQIRVANLRKTLMIGSQLYGKLLRTTITPEDTLLQQEFELVVFLDGIDESTSSSCQVRTSYIPQEIKWGYKFLPIISRSKEGKYCVDFSNFDRVDPIPTAHCAHCFYNGQCHHHSPRNGIDNQGFEVIEIIDQISAN
- the LOC108265089 gene encoding ATP-sensitive inward rectifier potassium channel 1 isoform X1 codes for the protein MTRSLQQLFRHYLAKWHIYKNRLVRKDGHCNIEYGNVGYSNRFAYVQDLWTTFVEIRWRYIILLFVASFTLSWFIFGLIWYWIAHDNGDLWWQNPPSDHKPCIYNVFGLTSAFLYSLETQTTIGYGQRVLSPYCPGAVAIIIIQSIIGLFINCFWCGLVMAKIALPKKRAKTITFSKMAVICPKNAALCLQIRVANLRKTLMIGSQLYGKLLRTTITPEGETIIMDQVNIDFSVDAGKDNLFFICPLTLYHVIDKTSPFFKFASDTLLQQEFELVVFLDGIDESTSSSCQVRTSYIPQEIKWGYKFLPIISRSKEGKYCVDFSNFDRVDPIPTAHCAHCFYNGQCHHHSPRNGIDNQGFEVIEIIDQISAN